One Candida dubliniensis CD36 chromosome 1, complete sequence genomic region harbors:
- a CDS encoding morphogenesis-related protein, modulator of both 1,3-beta-glucan synthesis and the Pkc1p-MAPK pathway, putative (Similar to S. cerevisiae MSB1;~Similar to C. albicans MSB1) → MVSTKQLIANLELPKLPFHHEKQTNQKPKHNYLSSTTIIDAGIMDPAQFTRKNLKSVLHIITQELKKRGTKTPHIFLPFRSKVNDEKLESFLSSIAPSGELRTDNTQLQHLCSETDEFTLISTLKYFWSRLPNNEIIGWDVYLEFKRREAEKGYPKNAFLSIMPKCLSSPAHASIVYDFLDLILSITSNSQFNYLSGRKISKMASFWAFSCRQQFLQSPFYDATQEEVEHNFIEGIDTWKKSTNALFHLVLAFLRSMLPETNSETLKIPKTLQSLLVTTSYPPSSDNESDQSMLRGAITIPCVCVSTTQPSKDPYELVSKVRHNLKFDKKDDFLSIENYTILKNLFSKKGTFEIVNSLTDESKRILSRISSEPIPSKFNLAPGWDKSKIETDPDIPLFSEISIKDVSIHDYYIWTWLASISSDQPSVTKQIFGRSIVVEAEVLGFQKWIVVTEKTLSSEGYLQRFNLDRRMLSKHKRQISMEDYKNSPLPPIPVDETENAKSNEGRKHSNSVSSTSLFSNKKNDMGEFKSDQNINSARSSADTSTSNHSQEKATQSAPPYVTRASDIFDKSFSDQFSYIYPILSESMETNEVDQQNTSSRELTTSASRFTKTTMGDMIAPAKNPVGRKAPPSFVSNSSILEAYTNTPSSQDSYLNHRQSSTPDNTFSPSKSDNNTIDTLKEDKYFEPFDMYHPEMDANSQQEPVEPYDNYYVDVETKTSATAAAPPPSQKLQPPAGTHHQFSQPLQISPNEISSLPSDSTIVNKNEKSNNDSTIIAASNNVSENGNEEKAGDESPDEQTKEENEEELQRKIEEKKQKKKKEKKKLEKQAEAAQLAAAQAAGFPFALLPSNVPPPHIPGMPETPSTSPKKKKQNSPKKNTSPKKKTPKKVKRTPCDQNKPLPQPTEEVNKQENTNVDSSSATNSEPPVSADDKKLAISSQPENDAMPLLAPPPPPPQANTSVMSSPRMGFVSSPRIPPTQFANPEVPSNEQLVTPKEQYNIFVSQPPHGTEIGTQSPRHPYFMQDERVNPTEDAPAQAPAPAPAPAAKPQVTNIDTAPLPSVNKPRILVSNLEPHTPVDANSTHDSSQPKNSPQPQASVYNATPPMAHPPLQSLPRPNYYQQPQHNQNYFQPVPPHPQFIPRQQPSYYQQQPLAYGSSPMQQQVPGPMHTYPPHAPPPPHLPPQQMQYQQYYSQHLNSHPHQHQYPPPPTHNGMMMMNPQQHAPMQPPPTMPPMNGGGANRAMMNMVPVGAKHNKNQVTNKANLRAAFAEGSFGI, encoded by the coding sequence ATGGTCTCAACAAAACAACTAATTGCCAATTTAGAATTACCTAAATTACCTTTTCACCatgaaaaacaaaccaaCCAAAAGCCAAAGCACAATTATTTATCTAGCACCACAATCATTGATGCTGGTATTATGGACCCAGCACAATTTACTCGCAAGAATTTAAAGTCAGTATTACATATTATCACTcaagaattgaagaaaagagGTACTAAGACTCCCCATATATTTCTTCCATTTAGATCCAAAGTTAATGACGAAAAATTGGAATCATTTCTATCATCTATTGCGCCACTGGGGGAACTACGAACAGATAATACACAATTGCAACACCTATGTTCTGAAACCGATGAATTTACATTGATAAGTactttaaaatatttttggtCACGTTTGCCTAATAATGAGATTATTGGATGGGATGTATATCTTGAGTTCAAACGTCGAGAGGCAGAGAAAGGGTATCCCAAAAATGCATTTTTATCGATTATGCCGAAATGTTTGTCATCTCCAGCTCATGCCTCTATTGTCTAtgattttttggatttgataTTGAGCATAACATCAAATtctcaattcaattatttaagTGGTCGGAAAATAAGCAAAATGGCAAGTTTTTGGGCATTTAGTTGTCGACAACAATTTCTACAATCTCCATTTTACGATGCAAcacaagaagaagttgaacATAATTTTATTGAAGGGATCGATACTTGgaaaaaatcaactaaTGCTCTTTTCCATTTAGTTTTGGCCTTTTTGAGATCAATGTTACCTGAAACTAATTCCGAAACTTTAAAGATACCAAAGACTTTACAGTCTTTGTTGGTGACTACGCTGTATCCTCCTTCCTCAGACAATGAGTCTGACCAAAGCATGTTAAGAGGTGCTATTACCATTCCTTGTGTTTGTGTATCAACTACTCAACCTTCGAAAGACCCATATGAATTGGTTAGTAAAGTTAGGCATAATTTAaagtttgataaaaaaGATGATTTTTTGTCAATCGAGAATTATACGattttaaagaatttattttctaaaaaGGGCACATTTGAGATTGTTAATTCCTTAACTGATGAATCAAAAAGAATTCTATCGAGAATTTCCAGTGAGCCGATTCCATCAAAATTCAATCTTGCTCCCGGTTGggacaaatcaaaaatagaAACCGACCCAGATATTCCTTTGTTTTCAGAGATTTCCATTAAAGATGTGTCAATACATGACTATTACATATGGACTTGGTTGGCATCAATAAGTAGTGATCAACCATCTGTGACCAAACAAATATTTGGTAGatctattgttgttgaggcGGAAGTGTTGGGGTTTCAAAAATGGATTGTCGTGACTGAAAAAACTCTAAGTTCAGAAGGATATTTGCAGCGATTCAACTTGGACAGACGGATGCTTAGTAAACATAAACGACAAATATCTATGGAAGATTACAAAAACTCGCCATTACCTCCAATCCCAGTGGACGAAACTGAAAAtgcaaaatcaaatgaagGACGTAAACATTCCAATTCAGTGTCTTCAACATCTTTGTTTTCCAATAAGAAAAACGATATGGGAGAGTTCAAACTGGACCAGAATATAAACTCCGCAAGGTCCAGTGCTGATACATCAACTTCGAATCACTCACAAGAAAAAGCTACTCAATCGGCTCCTCCTTATGTGACTAGAGCCTCAgatatatttgataaactgTTCAGTGATCAATTCAGCTACATTTATCCAATTTTGAGTGAATCCATGGAAACCAATGAAGTTGATCAACAAAACACATCATCAAGAGAGTTAACTACCTCTGCATCAAGGTTTACAAAGACTACAATGGGAGATATGATAGCTCCAGCAAAGAATCCTGTTGGTAGAAAAGCTCCTCCTTCTTTTgtatcaaattcttctatTTTGGAAGCATACACCAACACCCCAAGTTCACAAGATCTGTATCTCAATCACAGACAGTCAAGCACTCCTGATAACACATTTTCTCCTTCCAAGAGTGACAATAATACTATTGATACTTTGAAGGAAGATAAATACTTTGAACCTTTTGATATGTATCACCCAGAAATGGACGCAAACTCACAACAAGAACCTGTCGAACCATATGATAACTATTATGTGGATGTGGAAACTAAGACTTCAGCTACTGCTGCTGCTCCTCCTCCTTCTCAAAAACTCCAGCCACCTGCTGGGAcacatcatcaattttctCAACCTCTCCAGATATCACCTAATGAAATTCTGAGTTTGCCTTCTGATTCTACAattgttaataaaaatgaaaagtcCAACAATGACAGCACTATTATTGCAGCTTCTAATAATGTATCAGAGAATggtaatgaagaaaaagcaGGAGATGAACTGCCAGACGAACAAACAAAGGAGGagaatgaagaagaattgcaacgcaaaattgaagaaaagaaacagaaaaagaaaaaggaaaagaaaaaattggagAAACAGGCCGAAGCTGCCCAATTGGCGGCTGCTCAAGCAGCAGGATTCCCCTTTGCATTGTTGCCTTCTAATGTTCCGCCACCACATATTCCAGGAATGCCAGAAACTCCATCTACATCacctaaaaagaaaaagcaaaatTCTCCTAAGAAGAATACGTCACCGAAGAAGAAAACACCTAAGAAAGTAAAGAGAACTCCATGCGATCAAAATAAACCATTACCACAACCAACAGAAGAAGTTaacaaacaagaaaacaCAAATGTGGACTCTTCTTCGGCTACAAATTCTGAACCTCCAGTGTCAGCCGATGATAAAAAACTCGCTATTCTGTCGCAACCAGAGAATGATGCAATGCCTTTACTtgcaccaccaccaccgccACCACAAGCAAATACTTCTGTAATGAGTTCACCAAGAATGGGATTTGTCAGTTCGCCAAGGATTCCACCCACTCAGTTTGCAAACCCTGAGGTACCATCTAATGAACAATTGGTAACACCAAAGGAGCAATACAATATTTTTGTCTCACAACCACCGCATGGAACAGAAATAGGTACCCAATCACCTAGACATCCTTACTTTATGCAAGACGAAAGAGTAAATCCAACTGAAGATGCTCCTGCTCAAGCTCCTGCTCCTGCTCCTGCTCCAGCTGCAAAACCTCAGGTGACTAATATTGATACTGCTCCATTGCCATCGGTTAACAAACCTAGAATATTAGTATCAAACTTGGAGCCACATACACCTGTAGATGCCAACTCAACACATGACAGCTCACAACCAAAGAATCTGCCACAACCACAAGCATCGGTATATAATGCAACACCTCCAATGGCACACCCACCTCTACAGAGTTTACCTCGACCAAACtattatcaacaaccacaacacaatcaaaattatttccAACCAGTGCCGCCACATCCACAATTCATTCCAAGACAACAACCTTCATACTATCAACAGCAACCATTGGCTTATGGTTCTTCTCCAatgcaacaacaagtacCTGGGCCAATGCATACATATCCTCCACATGCGCCACCGCCACCTCATCTTCCACCTCAACAAAtgcaatatcaacaatactATTCTCAACACCTAAACTCACACCcacatcaacatcaatatcCCCCACCACCTACACATAACGgtatgatgatgatgaatcCTCAGCAACATGCACCAATGCAACCTCCACCAACAATGCCTCCTATGAATGGAGGTGGTGCAAACAGAGCTATGATGAATATGGTTCCAGTTGGAGCAAAACACAATAAAAACCAAGTCACTAACAAAGCCAATTTGCGTGCAGCTTTTGCTGAAGGTAGTTTCGGTATTTAA